One window of the Candidatus Chryseobacterium colombiense genome contains the following:
- a CDS encoding HD domain-containing protein, translating into MKINLNQNQNLKLFKIISEVADRNNQSVYVVGGYVRDLLMKRKASTDIDFVTEQSGIELAQNVGKEIDPKIKVSVFKTYGTAMIKYKDLELEFVGARKESYTENSRKPEVEGGTIEDDQKRRDFTVNAMAISLNKDNFGELIDPFNGIDDLEKGILRTPLEPAQTYSDDPLRMMRAIRFSSTLQFQIEEKSLEAIKQEAERIKIVSMERIMVEFNKIMLSQKPSTGLKLMEQTGLMKLIIPELIDLKGVEEVEGQTHKDNFYHTLEVVDNISENTDNLWLRWSALLHDIGKAPTKKFVEGTGWTFHGHEFLGSKMVKTLFQRLKLPLGPDMKYVQKMVKLSSRPIALITDDASDSALRRLLFDAGEDLEDLFTLCKADITTKNSKKQEKFKKNFEYVAVKIKEVEEKDQVRNFQPPISGEEIMEMFNLKPGREIGILKEKVKEAILEGEIGNDSEEARNFVIAEAEKLGLTLA; encoded by the coding sequence ATGAAAATTAATCTCAATCAAAATCAAAACTTAAAGCTTTTCAAAATAATCTCTGAAGTTGCAGACAGAAATAATCAATCTGTTTATGTTGTAGGTGGCTATGTCCGGGATTTACTGATGAAAAGAAAAGCTTCTACGGATATTGATTTTGTGACAGAACAAAGCGGAATTGAGCTGGCTCAGAACGTAGGAAAGGAAATTGATCCTAAAATAAAGGTTTCTGTTTTTAAAACCTACGGAACCGCAATGATCAAATATAAAGATCTTGAACTGGAATTTGTAGGAGCAAGAAAAGAAAGCTATACTGAAAACAGCCGAAAACCGGAAGTGGAAGGAGGAACTATTGAAGATGACCAGAAGAGAAGAGATTTTACGGTCAATGCAATGGCAATTTCTTTAAATAAAGATAATTTCGGGGAGCTGATTGATCCTTTTAACGGGATTGATGATCTGGAAAAGGGGATTTTAAGAACTCCTTTGGAACCGGCTCAAACCTATTCTGACGATCCTTTGAGAATGATGAGAGCGATTCGTTTTTCATCGACATTACAATTTCAGATTGAAGAAAAATCTTTGGAAGCGATTAAGCAGGAAGCAGAAAGAATCAAGATTGTTTCTATGGAAAGGATTATGGTTGAATTCAACAAAATAATGCTTTCTCAAAAGCCTTCAACAGGTTTGAAACTGATGGAGCAAACAGGTTTAATGAAATTAATTATTCCTGAATTGATCGATCTGAAAGGAGTAGAAGAAGTGGAAGGACAAACCCATAAAGATAATTTCTACCATACATTAGAAGTTGTTGACAACATTTCCGAAAATACAGACAATCTGTGGCTGCGTTGGTCGGCATTGCTTCATGATATCGGAAAAGCTCCCACCAAAAAATTCGTTGAAGGAACAGGCTGGACTTTTCACGGGCATGAATTTTTAGGCTCAAAAATGGTGAAAACCTTATTTCAGAGACTGAAATTACCATTAGGTCCAGACATGAAATATGTTCAGAAAATGGTAAAGCTTTCATCAAGACCAATTGCTCTCATTACGGACGATGCTTCAGATTCTGCATTGAGGAGATTATTGTTTGATGCCGGAGAAGATCTTGAAGATCTTTTTACACTTTGTAAAGCAGATATCACCACAAAAAATTCTAAAAAACAGGAAAAGTTCAAGAAGAATTTTGAATATGTTGCGGTGAAAATTAAAGAAGTGGAAGAAAAAGATCAGGTAAGAAATTTTCAGCCGCCAATTTCCGGGGAAGAAATTATGGAAATGTTCAACTTGAAACCAGGACGTGAGATCGGAATTTTAAAAGAAAAAGTAAAAGAAGCAATTCTGGAGGGTGAAATAGGAAATGACAGTGAAGAAGCCAGAAATTTTGTGATTGCGGAAGCGGAAAAACTGGGATTGACTTTAGCTTAA
- a CDS encoding nuclear transport factor 2 family protein: MDHQKFAEEWVAVWNSHNLEAILSHYSDDIEISTPMIKMATGGKESTLQGKDAVREYWKKALEKYPELHFDLIKSTAGVDSVALFYKSIMNKHAVEVMFFNEEGKINKMYAHYD; this comes from the coding sequence ATGGATCACCAAAAATTTGCCGAAGAATGGGTTGCTGTATGGAACTCTCATAATTTGGAGGCTATTCTTTCCCATTATTCTGATGATATTGAGATCAGTACTCCGATGATTAAAATGGCAACAGGAGGAAAAGAAAGTACATTGCAGGGCAAAGATGCTGTAAGAGAGTATTGGAAGAAAGCGCTCGAAAAATACCCAGAGCTTCATTTTGATCTGATAAAATCAACGGCGGGAGTCGATTCAGTTGCACTATTTTATAAATCAATTATGAATAAGCATGCTGTGGAGGTCATGTTTTTTAATGAAGAAGGAAAAATTAATAAAATGTACGCTCATTATGATTAA
- a CDS encoding L-threonylcarbamoyladenylate synthase: MENIIEILKAGGTILYPTDTIWGIGCDATNIKAVNKIFDIKKREKNKSMIILVESEKRLQDLVDVPEMAWEIIDLSEKPVTIVYENPRGLPKELLAEDGSIGIRLVKNDFCKKLITKLNKPLVSTSANFSGDKSPLKFSDISPEIINLVDYAVEEDREKVSKYSGSSVIKIWSDNRIKVLRE; encoded by the coding sequence ATGGAAAACATTATAGAAATATTAAAAGCCGGGGGAACAATCCTTTACCCAACAGATACGATATGGGGAATTGGATGTGACGCAACCAATATAAAGGCTGTCAACAAGATTTTTGACATCAAGAAGCGTGAAAAGAACAAATCCATGATTATTTTGGTGGAATCTGAAAAGAGGTTGCAGGATTTGGTAGACGTTCCTGAAATGGCCTGGGAAATTATCGATTTAAGTGAAAAACCGGTAACAATAGTCTATGAAAACCCACGTGGTTTACCGAAAGAACTATTGGCTGAAGACGGTAGCATAGGAATCCGTTTGGTAAAGAATGATTTTTGTAAAAAATTAATTACTAAACTAAATAAACCGTTAGTTTCAACCTCAGCAAACTTCAGTGGAGATAAAAGTCCATTGAAATTTTCAGATATTTCACCTGAAATTATAAATCTGGTAGATTATGCAGTGGAAGAAGACCGGGAAAAAGTTTCAAAATATTCTGGGTCTTCTGTGATTAAAATCTGGAGTGACAACAGAATAAAAGTGCTTCGAGAATAA
- the tnpA gene encoding IS200/IS605 family transposase gives MPFIKIYIHVVFSTKNRIPYFNTSELKIKVWKHIKENAAEKGIFLDMVNGYSDHCHCLISLSSNQNIEKVVQLLKGESSHWINKNQLTQEKFAWQDEYFAVSVSESMVESVRNYIKNQENHHRKKTFIEEHQEFIEKYNFK, from the coding sequence ATGCCATTTATTAAAATTTATATTCATGTCGTTTTCTCGACAAAAAATAGAATACCTTATTTCAATACTTCAGAATTAAAAATAAAAGTTTGGAAACATATTAAAGAAAATGCTGCTGAGAAAGGCATTTTCCTAGATATGGTTAATGGTTATTCGGATCATTGTCATTGTTTAATTTCCCTCAGTTCAAATCAAAATATTGAAAAAGTTGTACAATTATTGAAAGGAGAGTCTTCGCATTGGATAAATAAAAATCAATTGACCCAAGAAAAATTTGCTTGGCAGGATGAATATTTTGCCGTTTCAGTTTCTGAATCTATGGTTGAATCGGTTAGAAATTATATTAAAAATCAAGAAAACCACCATAGGAAGAAAACATTTATAGAGGAACATCAGGAATTTATTGAGAAATATAATTTTAAATAG
- a CDS encoding DinB family protein, with the protein MTDFQKYVQRYLDNIPSEDWLGELKKSGEKTVEIYSNLTEDQSLFAYAEGKWTLKELLLHLSDCERVFQYRILAFARGDQNELPGFDEELYADQSFANVRSLESLLEEFQLVRKSSQILLKTLNPSVLNNIGTANGNQISVQTIGKLIVGHNYHHLNIIEERYLPNL; encoded by the coding sequence ATGACTGATTTTCAAAAATATGTTCAGAGGTATTTAGACAATATTCCATCCGAAGACTGGTTGGGAGAATTAAAAAAATCGGGAGAAAAAACAGTTGAAATTTATTCAAATCTTACAGAAGACCAATCGCTTTTTGCCTATGCAGAAGGAAAATGGACTTTGAAAGAATTGCTTTTGCATTTGTCGGATTGTGAAAGAGTTTTTCAATACAGAATTTTAGCTTTCGCAAGAGGTGATCAAAACGAATTGCCAGGTTTTGATGAAGAATTGTATGCTGATCAATCTTTTGCAAACGTAAGAAGTTTAGAATCTCTGTTGGAAGAGTTTCAATTGGTGAGAAAATCTTCACAAATTTTACTGAAAACATTGAATCCGTCAGTTTTAAATAATATCGGAACAGCTAACGGAAATCAGATTTCTGTACAAACCATCGGTAAACTGATTGTCGGTCACAATTATCATCACCTGAATATTATTGAGGAAAGATATTTGCCGAATTTGTAA
- a CDS encoding GNAT family N-acetyltransferase: MKNTRKATIQDLQQLAELFDQYRIFYHKDSDIPAAEKFLTERIQTKDSEIFVAENEGKLIGFVQLYPLFSSTRMKRYWLLNDLYINEYYRGKGFSKELIEEAKELARLTDAAGILLETGKSNTIGNQLYPGCGFEIYDEVNFYEWTNHS; the protein is encoded by the coding sequence ATGAAAAATACTAGAAAAGCTACCATTCAGGACCTGCAGCAATTGGCCGAATTGTTTGATCAGTACAGAATTTTTTATCATAAAGATTCCGATATTCCGGCAGCCGAAAAATTTTTAACAGAAAGAATTCAAACCAAAGATTCTGAAATCTTTGTTGCTGAAAATGAAGGAAAGCTGATTGGCTTTGTTCAATTATATCCATTGTTTTCATCAACGAGAATGAAACGGTATTGGCTCTTGAATGATTTATACATCAATGAATATTATCGTGGAAAAGGCTTTTCAAAAGAATTGATTGAAGAGGCTAAAGAATTGGCAAGATTAACTGATGCCGCAGGAATTCTTCTTGAAACAGGAAAATCCAACACTATCGGGAATCAATTATATCCAGGTTGTGGCTTCGAAATTTATGATGAAGTAAACTTCTACGAATGGACAAATCATTCATAA
- a CDS encoding nuclear transport factor 2 family protein has translation MRKIQIILLLILGQITYSQVKNTDELYKTAKKLDSLIFDIGFNKCDLSHYDSIVSDDLEFYHDKGGITSGKAAFIASIKNNICGGPNKVKRELIPNSMKVYPLYNNNTLYAFIQEGEHDFAEFYKGKWNKGSRAKFTILWILDGKDWRMKRVLSYDHHL, from the coding sequence ATGAGAAAGATTCAGATTATATTGCTATTGATTTTAGGTCAAATTACATATTCTCAGGTAAAAAATACTGATGAATTGTATAAAACGGCAAAAAAATTAGACAGTTTGATATTCGATATCGGATTCAATAAATGTGATCTTTCTCATTATGATTCTATCGTGAGTGACGATCTGGAGTTTTACCACGATAAAGGCGGAATCACTTCCGGAAAAGCAGCTTTTATAGCTTCAATTAAAAATAATATTTGCGGTGGACCGAATAAGGTAAAACGAGAGTTGATTCCAAACAGCATGAAAGTATATCCTTTGTACAACAATAATACCTTATATGCTTTTATTCAGGAAGGAGAACATGATTTTGCCGAATTTTATAAAGGAAAATGGAACAAAGGAAGCCGTGCAAAATTTACTATTCTTTGGATTTTAGACGGAAAAGACTGGAGAATGAAACGTGTGCTTAGTTATGATCATCATTTATAA
- a CDS encoding cystathionine gamma-synthase, translating to MNFNTKVIHGGQHHESATGSVNVPVFLTSTFAQKSPGVHSGYEYSRAANPTRQALEDSLASIENGARGLAFGSGLAAIDCVLKLLNPGDEVIAVDDLYGGTYRMFTRLFEKYQLKFTFVNFDDASKIADVITDKTKLIWVETPTNPLMKLVDIKAVVEVAKGKDILVAVDNTFATPYLQRPIDLGADIVMHSATKYLGGHSDVIAGALIAKDAELGDKLHFIQFASGGILGPHDSYLVLRGIKTLALRVQRHSENGMAVAKYLESHPAVDKVIYPGLESHPQYELAKSQMKDFGGMVSFTFKSGKKEDAIRFLEKVKVFTLAESLGGVESLANHPALMTHASIPAEKRAELGITDDLVRLSVGIEDAEDLIADLEKAFS from the coding sequence ATGAATTTTAATACAAAAGTTATACACGGAGGACAACACCACGAATCTGCTACAGGTTCTGTAAATGTTCCTGTATTTTTAACGTCTACATTCGCACAAAAAAGTCCGGGAGTACACTCCGGGTATGAATATTCAAGAGCTGCAAATCCTACAAGACAGGCTTTGGAAGACTCTTTGGCAAGCATTGAAAATGGAGCAAGAGGATTGGCTTTTGGTTCAGGTTTAGCTGCCATCGACTGTGTTTTAAAATTATTAAATCCAGGTGATGAGGTAATTGCAGTAGATGATTTATACGGAGGAACCTACAGAATGTTCACCAGACTTTTTGAAAAATACCAGTTGAAATTTACGTTCGTGAATTTTGATGATGCCTCAAAAATTGCTGATGTTATTACCGATAAAACGAAATTGATCTGGGTTGAAACTCCGACAAATCCATTAATGAAGTTGGTAGATATTAAAGCGGTTGTTGAGGTTGCAAAAGGAAAAGATATTTTGGTTGCAGTGGATAACACATTTGCAACACCCTATCTTCAGAGACCGATTGATTTGGGAGCAGACATCGTAATGCACTCTGCAACCAAATATTTAGGTGGTCATTCTGATGTTATTGCAGGAGCTTTGATCGCAAAAGATGCTGAATTGGGAGATAAGCTTCACTTCATCCAGTTTGCAAGTGGTGGTATTTTAGGACCTCACGATTCTTATTTGGTATTGAGAGGAATTAAAACCTTGGCTTTAAGAGTTCAGAGACACTCTGAAAACGGAATGGCGGTAGCAAAATATTTAGAGTCTCATCCTGCAGTAGACAAAGTAATTTATCCAGGACTGGAATCTCACCCACAGTATGAGTTGGCAAAATCTCAGATGAAAGATTTCGGAGGTATGGTTTCTTTCACTTTCAAATCTGGTAAAAAAGAAGATGCGATCAGGTTCTTAGAAAAAGTAAAAGTTTTCACGTTGGCAGAATCTCTTGGTGGAGTAGAATCTTTGGCGAATCATCCTGCTTTGATGACTCACGCTTCTATTCCTGCTGAAAAACGCGCCGAATTAGGAATTACTGATGACCTGGTTCGTTTAAGTGTTGGAATTGAAGATGCAGAAGACCTTATTGCAGATTTGGAAAAAGCTTTTTCTTAA